agggcaagttttaaacatttaaaacatggaggatcaaataacaaataattccaattaacaattaatatcctaattatctatatttgatttattcaagatttctttttaagataattatcaaaataatcaaaataattaattaattatcatataaggaaatcaaatattttattatatgataaatatctttaattagatcaagattgcagTTATATCTATCAGAAAAACAAATtaacattgatctaattagtttatggaaagtttagataagataattacaaggaaatcccgaatctggtcattcctgacgcctggactcgccgagtcaggcctactcgccgagtccaccttggaactcgccgagtccatgactcagaaacctaaaatcaaattttgcaggtttgtttcagttaatcaagcaacaatttaaagaaaaccaagctaggctctgataccactgatgggttttagccataagaactttcctatgtgcgcatgcaaaaccctaatgctcggatctaggctttctaattaaacatgctttgaatccaagacttctaataactatttaggctaaataacaacattgaaacagatctagaatcatacctttgaattcattgttgaccttgttgtcttggagcttctagagtcacaaatgtcactcctctaatggcttacaaacaccaaagcaagaaggatgatttaagagagaggagagggaaggaatttcgaccagaggttccttactttaggtcagatgtcgaattccatcagccatagggtctatttatacttgtagactccttaaggattacagataagtccctatcagataatcttctcttaaggctatccaaatccattcctaagataagcctttggacgattttagctatcctatatcttatagaattcgtccatagcatatccaaatggatttacagtctaaagtttaactatcaaacaattgacagtttatacccctttatttaattaacttctttaagtcaccaaattaattctaattaattctatgacctatattaatcaaataacaatatattattcattatattattcccataatatattaataatatttactctctcttattaaatcatcctatcaagttgctatggtgaaggcaacccaaaaggactatgcacaaccggatcaaatacttgactaatatagttacagccttagacactattgcAACAATTAGTGGGTCTTGGTCCAAGTTTGGGTTGGACCCattaaggaaagggtaaaatggtcttttatcctagGAGTCGGGACTTATGAGTTGAGGTCGTGGTTAATGGATTATGTCATAATTATTAATTGAGATTTATTTGTTATTAGTGTGGGATTTCCGGTTCCGCAGCAGAGTGTTATCTGATTTGCAGCGGatcgaggtgagtctcccttcGTGAATGttacgggtcaaaggcaccaaggccgaccctttatttaTTGCATAATATGATGGTTGTATGTATGATAATTATCATTGTTCACGTATTGCTCGATGATCATGTGatttatgtatgttattatgtggtagtggtaggggtgaaatagaccataTAAGCAGTTgaaatagaccggagggtaggtcgggcacccagatatgcctggcagtgTAGGTCGGGCACTAAGATATGCCTGGCAAGGTAGGTCGGGAACCCGGATATGCTCCgcagggtaggttgagcacccatatatgctcggtagggtaggtcggacacccagatATGTATGACAGTATgtttgtgttgtatgtggtattgattatgacatccttagggttTTAACATTTTGGAAACAAGCATTTCTAATCAAAATGATCTTTTGTCTTGGGATTTTCTgcaaatataaataaatgatttttaaagCGTAAAGAAAAGTTCTAATTGGTTCTGAAAATTAAAGGATATCacaacatatatgaatatcatgttgaaatgtttcaacataggaCATTcgatatatgaaaatattatagcaagagattgaaaagatatcaaatctttatgtgagacataatGAATCAAATCACATAtactttggatataggatcgattacatatgctataatattcaattattctaatttttcaaatgctCTGAGTATTGtgagaaaaaggactagaattttaATTTACTAGAGttattaaacaaattttcaagaACATTTTGAAGTTAACCAAAGATGGGTTGCCTGTGGATAGTTAGAGGTATGATATTATTTAGAACGGACCAAGTGAAACATTTctggattgagatgattcttggttagaattgatggtcatatggaaatatgaaaatgtttccataatgggagatgcTTATAAAATCTATATATGAGTTGAAAACTTTAATGTAAGAGAAGTAttcaaggaatgtaccttgaaatTGAGACTTCATCATcatggaattgtttctagtaacaaagttctagtagaatattttgtaatatcgaaGACTCGGTCTTTGAGACTTTGGAATCTCGATATCACAGGAGATCAATGCATGTAAAGTTAGAATTCCACCACATGTTGGATagtgataagaatttggaattatgaaatgagcatcattggagtaaTGACTAGTTGATCTTTTCATAGAGAAGGGACCATAAAGAGGCATAacatgcatgttcataacatgacatgactgatgttatttaattcaaatggttagttgattactcgaaccATTATATAACGAATAAATtcataattattatggtgattaaataataacgagttatttatattcaaaagtatgATACCATAGTTAAttggtttattattgtgtttcactttggatGTTTTACTTCTTGAATGATTTCCTTATTAAAATTCTACAGTCACTCATACTTTTGGAATTAAGtggtgaattaagactatcatgaattgaatCGTAGATTGTCTGTGGGGATTAGACATTGCAATAagattgctacaatgttcatgagtacttagaaaaatggggattttgagtattggataaacccacgctcaaagaattacttcatggattttatcacaagtaattctgagacgataatatattttATCCTTCAAGCGAGATATataagttgtaatttacaagtcagtTACGTATTGGtattgcgaaaacgcatcagtatcATGATGTCATAAAATGTAGTTTCATGTATGATTTTGTAAGTAAAAGATACAagtatataagtcgaagtttattcgttTCTTTTGCCTTAACAGGAAAAGTGATATCTTATGGCTCTTCGATGATTTGTTGCCGACATTGAAGTGCTTTGCCAAGCTTGGACtaaattgatatgttcaattagtagtctgaatTCAATTGTCATTAATTGGTAAAATCGAGAAACAGAATCTTGGACTATCAGATTGATTCTAATTTGTGTCTCATGTACATACGATATCcgtgtctcatgtccatacgatatcttataGACCATATAAGCAGCATAATAGAGACAGAGATAGAGATGGTGATCGAAGCAGGAAAAGAGAAAGAGGGTTTAGGCAAGTCTCTGTTGCTTGGAGCCATTATGCCATAGCACCTCCTCTTTGCCAACTACCAGAGAAGGAGAGGGCAGTGGAGAAACAAACAGAGAGACAAAGTGCAGATAAAATGGAGGCGGTTTCCGGCAAGAATGGTAATTGTGACGGCGATTTTCCACATTGGTGATTTCTAGCAGGTGGAAATGACTTTCGACATATAGCAGTGGTTCTCGACAGGTTGAGATGGTTTTCGATGACACCAATTATTGAGAGAGAGACAGGTAGTATATatgttaataattataaaaataaataagaaaaacaaATCATATTAGTTTCAAAAAATTTGGACCAAAACTCACAGTAAAATCAAAGTCTTGGACCAACGGTGCTAGTCCAAAACCTTTTGGACCAAGATAGTAATTTTCAACAAACCACATAagccatttttgcagttttgtctataaTATATAAACCTTTTATTATTAAATGCTACTTAAAACAACTTGTAAATTATAATCTtgctaaaaactaaaaattcccAAAAGCTAGTCAATGCAAACAAGCGCTACATGTTTTTTTTCCCTTACATAGACAACCAAAAACATATCCCATCCGACTCCATTTCAAAAAGTTGAACAAACCAGTTTGCAAAAGTACATATCATTGAAAATGAAATTCACACATAAATCGAGTAATAACAGCAGTTGAAACACAACAGAATAAGCAAGAAATATAAATTTTATGAATATCGATTCTTCTTTTCTTTATCCACATTACATATTGAAAATAAACCCTCAAATTTTTTGAGGTCCTTTGTGTCCATCAGTAATATGCTTTCCGGGGGTTGCCCTACAAAATATCCATAGCAAGACTAGTGAAAAAACCATTGACAAAACAAAAAATTTACTTTTCTCTCCTCTCCCACCTAAACTGGATATACTTTGTTTTTTACTATTATCCCAAGCTCTTACATTTCTTACCCAAAATAGATTTACCTAAAGTAAAGTAAAGAAGAGAAGAGTAGAGTACTTACAAGAGGATTTGGTCTATGGCGATAACCAAGCATCATACGTTTTTTGTACTGCTCATAGATATCATCATCAGGTGTGACTTCCCCTGGTTGAGAAGCCCCAACACCCAAATTATCTTTCTTCACATTACCAGCCATGATTGGATCTGCTATGCCGCTTCTAGAACTCCCCAGCCCTTCACCTGCAGTGAACTTACCAATTTTACATAAATACCCCTTCCACCAAAAATTTATTATTAGAGAACATTATTATATTACCTTCTTTCCAGCCCATTTTGGACAAGAGTCTATGGCCGACATTATCAGCCTGAATTTTTGCTCTCTCAGCAGCCTCCTTGGCTGCTTTTTGTGCAGCAACATCGTTACAAGAGGCCATGAATTTATCAAGCTCTTCCTGTGGTATATAATCACCCATATGATGACCTCTTTTCCCACCACCTAAATAACAACCAACAACCATTTATATTAACaatcaaatattaaaataaaatctacATATCATATTTATTAACCTTGTAGAGAAGCAGGAGGTGGCATCTCATCTTTAGAGTGTTTTGGTTGTCTCCTCTTTTCTTCTTGTGCAGCCTTCTTCATATAAAACTCCATCATTGCTATTGGATCTGAACCTGATGGGGCACTAGATTCACCTAcagtataaaaaaaaaaaaaaaaaaatgcttCATAAAACTATTTAAAGAATATAAAACAACAAATTATGGATATGAATTGATTACCATAATTAACCCTTTCACTTGATGATATGTGTTCATTGTCAGTAGCCTCGTATAAAGCTGAAGCAGGAATCTGATAATTTGGTGGTTGTTGATGTGATCTTTGAGAACTATTATTCACTGCATTACTCTTTCCAGCTCCTTCAATAAATTTGCAAAATTGTTAGGCCGATAAAGAAAAGGTAAACAACATAGGCATAAATATATTTTCTTTACACATAAAAGCAACTTACTAGCATTTTTAACCAATAAAAAAAGTTCATTGTAATTTAATTTATAGTTATGCACAAACCAGTCTGTGATGTTTGAGAATCCATGGAATAGGTCAGAGCTTTTTCCTCCTCAATAAGCCGATATTCATAGTACTTGTAATCAGCACAGCTTTCATCAAAAAGAAACCTGAAAAGATATCAAAAAGAGATAGTATGAAACAGATGTCAAAAGCTGATCCTATGGAAATTTTACATGAGATCTTAACATTCATCTTcaagaaatatatatacaaaataatgaaATGTAAAACCAATTTATGAACATACTTGAAAGGGGTATCTCCGGGATTCTTTTGGCGTGTAATATGCTCAAACTGCCTTCCATTTTTGGCCACAAAACTTGCTAGTTTATCTGCAACCTTCTTTATTGTGGGATCACTTGGTGCTGCATGTCACTTAAATAACTGATTAAAACCAAGAGCATCAACATCTTACATCTCTTTCCACCAATGTTGACAGAGGTATTATGCATAAGCTGCATTCATCAGACCCCAGTAATTCAAGAATCTTTTGCCCTTTTCTCACCATTCAAAGGTAGaagctttattttttattttttattttttttaatcatattaAAGAAGAGACACCACCACCCATTAACAGTTAACACCCCCACCAACATGGGGGATACAGATCACAATTTCAGATGATGATATTTTGGAAAAACAACAGAAACTACTCCTTAAGAAATACAAAGGGAAATAGGTAATCAAAAGTAAGAAACAATTACCAACATAAACTTGTTTTAATGATTGGTCAGAGACATAAGGCTGCTCCAACTTTTGCCTTTTTAATGGTAAATCACCTACTACTCCATTACTCTCATCATCTTCCTCATCTTCACTTAACTTAACAGCAGGTGCCACAAGTTTTGATTTCTGTTTAAGGCTAAATGCAAGTTTGCCAGATGAAGAGGACTTGTTATTACTAATCACAGGGTTAGGTTTTGGGGACCCTGATAAAGGTGGGCCCTTTTCCTTCTCTTGTTGAAGTTGTTTGAACCTCTCCATAAATGAACCATCATTCACGAATAGGCTAGAAGCTTTTCCTTTCTCCATTGGTAAGAGGCAAGGTTCTTTTGGCTGTTTATAGAAATCACTGCTTGACAAGTAAGCTTACAAACTATTCAAGAAATGTAATGTAACTGAATCATATCACAAAAAAAGAGCAAATGTGCTTGAGTAATGTTGAACAGGCTGAGTTTTGTGTTAGTTGTGTAGTATACTGATCTCACAGCATAAGCACATATTGGGCTACTTAGGTTATCATCGAAATTTAAGGCTTTTGATAGTTTTAAATCTCAAAGGAGGGTGTAGATATGCATCTTGAAAGTCCAGAATTACATAATCTTGTTGTAACAACTAGATGTGCTTGAAGTTGTAACGTGTAAATTGTAATAATCACGTTTAATGCTATTGGTTGTTTGGAAATTATGATTATTTAAAGGTTATAGTTTATGCTAGTATCAAAAAATCAAAATGGTTATTGGATCCCTACATAATCAACTATAATTAAAGTTGCAATAACCAGATAATCACCCTCAAAATCTCAAAGGCACATCAACACTAACCCTAAGTCGTAGTGCATATAGATGTCAATCCATCATCAAAACCTCCACGCTACAAAGATATGTTGACTACAACAATAACGTCAATCAGTAGATCAATTTTTCGATTTCATCTAACAAAGCCATAGTCATCCAAAGGTTGTTAAAAAAGCTTCTAAAACTCTATTGATGTCAAATTATCCAACGAAACACTATACGAAAATTTTGGCAAAGGGAAGACCGATATTTTTTTAGCCACAGCAATTAAAATAACAGAAGTCACATGTCCAATCAACATCAAGATTCAAGAACCAAAATTTAAAGTACTCGAAAATTGAAAGATAAAAAAGCACagaaaccctaactcgaaacGGAGGAATTAAGTTGCAATAAGATCAGACATTCACGAACCGAAGATCATAGTTACAGATCAAAATTACATACCTGGTTGAGAAAATATATTTATGCCCAATGAGCGGATCGGGGAATAGACCCGATTGTATTGTGTAATTGTAGCGTGTGCTTCAggtttggggaggatttggctaATCTTATATGGCTGTCTTCTGTTAATAATTTACATTTATTCCCTCTGATGTTCTTTATATTACAAAAAGAACCCTACCTTATTACAAATCctgatttttctacaattcaaATAATTTTGTTTGATTATAAGCTTTTTGTAATATTTATAAGGGTAAATTGTAGAAAAACTCCAACATTTATTCTAATATCATTTAGAAAAACGGTTATATTCTATTTATACATAGAAAAACTCTTATATTTTCATTAAACTATTTAGAGTTATCCTAATATTCATTTTTTTAAGAACTTAACggttgtttatgttatgtcgtTTATCTTTTTGTTTTTAGATTGACATGGGAAAAAAGAACTAAACTACGTCACTTATTTTTGTTTGAATAAATAGTCATTGAGCAAATAGTCTATTTCACACGTTTTACTTTAGACAAGAGACAACCTCACTTATTTTGTTTTCATGTTAATCTAAAAACGAAAAAAAGATAAATGTAATGTCACAAAAAAA
The genomic region above belongs to Lactuca sativa cultivar Salinas chromosome 4, Lsat_Salinas_v11, whole genome shotgun sequence and contains:
- the LOC111887738 gene encoding SURP and G-patch domain-containing protein 1-like protein → MEKGKASSLFVNDGSFMERFKQLQQEKEKGPPLSGSPKPNPVISNNKSSSSGKLAFSLKQKSKLVAPAVKLSEDEEDDESNGVVGDLPLKRQKLEQPYVSDQSLKQVYVAPSDPTIKKVADKLASFVAKNGRQFEHITRQKNPGDTPFKFLFDESCADYKYYEYRLIEEEKALTYSMDSQTSQTGAGKSNAVNNSSQRSHQQPPNYQIPASALYEATDNEHISSSERVNYGESSAPSGSDPIAMMEFYMKKAAQEEKRRQPKHSKDEMPPPASLQGGGKRGHHMGDYIPQEELDKFMASCNDVAAQKAAKEAAERAKIQADNVGHRLLSKMGWKEGEGLGSSRSGIADPIMAGNVKKDNLGVGASQPGEVTPDDDIYEQYKKRMMLGYRHRPNPLGNPRKAYY